A single window of Fusobacterium periodonticum 1_1_41FAA DNA harbors:
- the rpsG gene encoding 30S ribosomal protein S7, with amino-acid sequence MSRRRAAVKRDVLPDSRYSDKVVTKVINSIMLDGKKSIAEGIFYSAMDLIKEKTGQEGYDVFKQALENIKPQIEVRSRRIGGATYQVPVEVKADRQQTLAIRWLTTYTRARKEYGMIEKLAAELIAAANNEGATIKKKEDTYKMAEANRAFAHYRV; translated from the coding sequence ATGTCAAGAAGAAGAGCTGCGGTAAAAAGAGATGTTTTACCTGATTCAAGATACTCTGATAAAGTTGTAACTAAAGTAATCAACTCAATAATGCTAGATGGGAAAAAATCAATAGCTGAAGGAATATTCTACTCAGCAATGGATTTAATAAAAGAAAAAACTGGACAAGAAGGATATGATGTTTTCAAACAAGCTTTAGAAAATATTAAACCTCAAATAGAAGTTAGATCTAGAAGAATTGGAGGAGCTACATACCAAGTTCCAGTTGAAGTAAAAGCTGATAGACAACAAACACTTGCTATAAGATGGTTAACTACTTATACAAGAGCAAGAAAAGAATATGGAATGATAGAAAAACTTGCAGCAGAATTAATTGCAGCAGCAAATAATGAAGGTGCAACTATTAAGAAAAAAGAAGATACTTATAAGATGGCAGAAGCTAACAGAGCGTTTGCACACTATAGAGTATAA
- the tuf gene encoding elongation factor Tu → MAKEKFERSKPHVNIGTIGHVDHGKTTTTAAISKVLSDKGWAKKVDFDQIDAAPEEKERGITINTAHIEYETANRHYAHVDCPGHADYVKNMITGAAQMDGAILVVSAADGPMPQTREHILLSRQVGVPYIVVYLNKSDMVDDEELLELVEMEVRELLTEYGFPGDDIPVIRGSSLGALNGEQKWVDQILALMDAVDNYIPTPERAVDQPFLMPIEDVFTITGRGTVVTGRVERGIIKVGEEIEIVGIKPTTKTTCTGVEMFRKLLDQGQAGDNIGVLLRGTKKEEVERGQVLAKPGSIHPHTNFKGEVYVLTKDEGGRHTPFFSGYRPQFYFRTTDITGAVTLPEGVEMVMPGDNITMTVELIHPIAMEQGLRFAIREGGRTVASGVVSEITK, encoded by the coding sequence ATGGCTAAAGAAAAATTCGAGAGAAGTAAACCACACGTAAACATTGGAACTATCGGGCACGTTGACCATGGAAAAACTACTACAACTGCTGCTATATCTAAAGTATTATCTGACAAAGGATGGGCTAAAAAAGTAGATTTTGATCAAATCGATGCTGCTCCTGAAGAAAAAGAAAGAGGAATCACTATCAACACTGCTCACATTGAATATGAAACAGCAAATAGACACTATGCTCACGTTGACTGTCCAGGACATGCTGACTATGTTAAAAATATGATAACTGGTGCTGCACAAATGGACGGAGCTATACTTGTTGTATCAGCTGCTGATGGTCCTATGCCTCAAACAAGAGAACACATCTTACTTTCTAGACAAGTTGGAGTTCCATACATCGTTGTTTATTTAAACAAATCAGATATGGTTGATGATGAAGAATTACTAGAATTAGTTGAAATGGAAGTTAGAGAATTATTAACTGAATATGGATTCCCAGGAGATGACATTCCTGTAATCAGAGGATCATCTCTAGGAGCTTTAAATGGAGAACAAAAATGGGTTGACCAAATATTAGCACTTATGGATGCTGTAGATAACTACATCCCTACTCCAGAAAGAGCTGTAGATCAACCATTCTTGATGCCAATAGAGGACGTTTTCACTATCACAGGAAGAGGAACAGTTGTTACTGGAAGAGTTGAAAGAGGAATCATCAAAGTTGGAGAAGAAATAGAAATAGTTGGAATCAAACCTACAACTAAAACAACTTGTACAGGAGTAGAAATGTTTAGAAAACTTCTTGATCAAGGTCAAGCAGGAGATAACATTGGAGTTCTATTAAGAGGAACTAAGAAAGAAGAAGTTGAAAGAGGACAAGTTCTTGCTAAACCAGGAAGTATTCATCCTCATACAAACTTTAAAGGAGAAGTTTATGTATTAACTAAAGATGAAGGAGGAAGACATACTCCATTCTTCTCAGGATACAGACCTCAATTCTACTTCAGAACTACTGACATCACTGGTGCAGTAACTCTACCTGAAGGAGTAGAAATGGTAATGCCAGGAGATAACATCACTATGACTGTAGAATTAATCCACCCAATCGCTATGGAACAAGGATTAAGATTCGCTATCAGAGAAGGTGGAAGAACTGTTGCTTCTGGAGTTGTTTCTGAAATAACTAAATAA
- the fusA gene encoding elongation factor G, producing the protein MARKVSLDMTRNVGIMAHIDAGKTTTTERILFYTGVERKLGEVHEGQATMDWMEQEQERGITITSAATTCFWKGHRINIIDTPGHVDFTVEVERSLRVLDGAVAVFSAVDGVQPQSETVWRQADKYKVPRLAFFNKMDRIGANFDMCVSDIKEKLGSNPVPIQIPIGAEDQFEGVVDLIEMKEVVWPVDSDNGQHFEVKDIRAELQEKAEEARQYMLESIVETDDALMEKFFGGEEITKEEIVKGLRKATIDNTIVPVVCGTAFKNKGIQALLDAIVNFMPAPTDVAMVEGRDPKDPEKLIDREMSDDAPFASLAFKVMTDPFVGRLTFFRVYSGIVEKGATVLNSTKGKKERMGRILQMHANKREEIEQVYCGDIAAAVGLKDTTTGDTLCAEDAPIVLEQMEFPEPVISVAVEPKTKNDQEKMGIALSKLAEEDPTFRVRTDEETGQTIISGMGELHLEIIVDRMKREFKVESNVGKPQVAYRETITQSYDQEVKYAKQSGGRGQYGHVKIILEPNPGKEFEFVNKITGGVIPREYIPAVEKGCREALESGVIAGYPLVDVKVTLYDGSYHEVDSSEMAFKIAGSMALKQAATKAKPVILEPVFKVEVTTPEEYMGDIIGDLNSRRGMVSGMIDRNGAKIITAKVPLSEMFGYATDLRSKSQGRATYSWEFSEYLQVPASIQKQIQEERGK; encoded by the coding sequence ATGGCTAGGAAAGTATCATTAGATATGACTAGAAACGTTGGAATAATGGCCCATATCGATGCAGGGAAAACAACAACAACAGAAAGAATATTATTTTATACTGGAGTTGAAAGAAAACTAGGAGAAGTTCATGAAGGTCAAGCTACAATGGACTGGATGGAACAAGAGCAAGAAAGAGGAATAACAATTACTTCTGCTGCTACTACATGTTTCTGGAAAGGACACAGAATAAATATAATAGACACACCAGGTCACGTGGACTTCACTGTTGAAGTTGAAAGATCCCTAAGAGTACTAGATGGGGCTGTTGCAGTTTTCTCAGCTGTTGATGGTGTACAACCACAATCAGAAACAGTATGGAGACAAGCTGATAAATATAAAGTACCAAGACTAGCTTTCTTTAACAAGATGGATAGAATTGGTGCAAACTTTGATATGTGTGTATCAGATATTAAAGAAAAATTAGGTTCAAACCCAGTACCTATACAAATTCCTATAGGTGCAGAAGACCAATTTGAAGGGGTTGTAGATCTAATAGAAATGAAAGAAGTTGTTTGGCCAGTAGATTCAGACAATGGGCAACATTTTGAGGTAAAAGATATTAGAGCAGAATTACAAGAAAAAGCTGAAGAAGCAAGACAATATATGCTTGAATCAATAGTTGAAACTGATGATGCACTAATGGAAAAATTCTTTGGTGGAGAAGAAATAACTAAAGAAGAAATAGTAAAAGGATTAAGAAAAGCTACTATAGACAATACAATAGTTCCAGTTGTTTGTGGAACAGCATTCAAAAATAAAGGTATCCAAGCTTTATTAGATGCTATAGTAAACTTCATGCCAGCTCCAACAGATGTTGCGATGGTTGAAGGAAGAGATCCAAAAGATCCTGAAAAATTAATAGATAGAGAAATGTCAGATGATGCACCTTTCGCATCTCTAGCTTTCAAAGTTATGACTGACCCATTCGTAGGAAGATTAACTTTCTTCAGAGTATATTCTGGTATAGTTGAAAAAGGAGCTACTGTTCTTAACTCAACAAAAGGAAAGAAAGAAAGAATGGGAAGAATACTTCAAATGCATGCTAACAAAAGAGAAGAAATTGAACAAGTATACTGTGGAGATATAGCTGCTGCAGTTGGATTGAAAGATACAACTACAGGAGATACTCTTTGTGCTGAAGATGCACCAATAGTTCTTGAGCAAATGGAATTCCCAGAACCAGTTATTTCAGTTGCGGTTGAACCAAAAACTAAAAATGACCAAGAAAAAATGGGAATTGCACTATCAAAACTTGCAGAAGAAGACCCTACTTTTAGAGTTAGAACAGATGAAGAAACAGGTCAAACAATTATCTCAGGAATGGGAGAATTACACCTTGAAATCATCGTAGACAGAATGAAGAGAGAATTTAAAGTAGAATCTAATGTAGGTAAACCACAAGTTGCTTACAGAGAAACTATAACTCAATCTTATGATCAAGAAGTTAAGTATGCAAAACAATCTGGAGGTAGAGGACAATATGGACACGTTAAAATTATCCTTGAACCAAATCCAGGTAAAGAATTTGAATTTGTAAACAAAATAACAGGAGGGGTAATTCCTAGAGAATATATACCTGCTGTTGAAAAAGGATGTAGAGAAGCTCTTGAATCAGGAGTTATCGCTGGATATCCTTTAGTTGATGTAAAAGTAACTCTATATGATGGATCATATCACGAAGTTGACTCATCAGAAATGGCATTCAAAATAGCTGGATCAATGGCACTTAAACAAGCTGCTACAAAAGCTAAACCAGTAATATTAGAACCAGTATTCAAAGTAGAAGTAACTACTCCAGAAGAATACATGGGAGATATCATTGGAGACTTAAACTCAAGAAGAGGAATGGTATCTGGAATGATCGATAGAAATGGTGCTAAGATAATAACTGCTAAAGTACCTCTATCAGAAATGTTTGGATACGCAACTGACTTAAGATCTAAATCTCAAGGAAGAGCAACTTACTCTTGGGAATTTTCTGAATATCTTCAAGTACCTGCTTCAATCCAAAAGCAAATACAAGAAGAAAGAGGAAAATAA
- the rpsL gene encoding 30S ribosomal protein S12, producing the protein MPTLSQLVKKGRQTLTEKKKSPALQGNPQRRGVCIRVYTTTPKKPNSALRKVARVKLTNGIEVTCYIPGEGHNLQEHSIVLVRGGRTKDLPGVRYKIIRGALDTAGVAKRKQGRSKYGAKNA; encoded by the coding sequence ATGCCTACTCTAAGTCAATTAGTAAAAAAAGGAAGACAAACATTAACTGAAAAGAAAAAATCTCCAGCTTTACAAGGAAACCCACAAAGAAGAGGAGTTTGTATCAGAGTGTACACTACTACACCTAAGAAACCAAACTCAGCTTTAAGAAAAGTTGCCAGAGTAAAATTAACAAATGGAATTGAAGTTACATGTTATATTCCTGGTGAAGGACATAACTTACAAGAACACTCAATCGTTCTAGTAAGAGGAGGAAGAACAAAGGATTTACCAGGGGTTAGATATAAAATCATTAGAGGTGCTTTAGATACTGCTGGTGTTGCAAAGAGAAAACAAGGAAGATCTAAGTACGGAGCAAAAAATGCATAA
- the gltS gene encoding sodium/glutamate symporter — protein MNFETIEGILNINLNSTMTLALAAILLIMGYSINKRVSILNKYCIPAPVVGGFIFMFLTWIGHVTGSFKFNFENIFQSTFMLAFFTTVGLGASFALLKKGGKLLIIYWLTCGIISICQNIIGITITKITGLEAPYALLSSAISMIGGHGAALAYGGTFAKMGYENAPLVGAAAATFGLITAVLIGGPLGRRLIEKNNLRPDDSENFDQSVTEINTDKGEKLSDLDVIKNVVVILVCMAIGSYISTLIGKLINMDFPSYVGAMFMAVIVRNINEKTHTYNFNFSLVDGIGNVMLNLYLALALMTLKLWELSGLIGGVLLVVACQVVFMIIIAYFVVFRILGSNYDAAVMCSGLCGHGLGATPSAIVNMTAINEKYGMSRKAMMIVPIVGAFLVDIIYQPATVWFIKTFVENYAG, from the coding sequence ATGAATTTTGAAACTATTGAAGGGATTTTAAATATCAATTTAAATTCCACGATGACACTAGCACTTGCTGCTATATTATTAATTATGGGGTATTCAATTAACAAAAGAGTCAGTATATTGAATAAATATTGTATTCCTGCACCAGTTGTAGGTGGATTTATTTTTATGTTTTTGACTTGGATTGGACATGTTACAGGCTCATTCAAATTTAATTTTGAAAATATCTTTCAATCAACTTTTATGCTTGCATTTTTTACAACAGTTGGATTAGGAGCAAGTTTTGCTCTATTAAAAAAAGGTGGAAAACTTTTAATAATTTACTGGCTAACTTGTGGAATAATATCGATTTGTCAAAATATAATAGGGATAACTATTACTAAGATAACAGGTTTAGAAGCACCTTATGCACTACTTTCAAGTGCTATATCTATGATTGGAGGACATGGTGCAGCACTAGCTTATGGTGGAACTTTTGCAAAAATGGGTTATGAAAATGCACCATTAGTTGGAGCAGCAGCTGCTACATTTGGACTTATAACAGCTGTTCTAATAGGAGGACCTCTTGGTAGAAGACTGATAGAAAAAAATAATTTAAGACCTGATGACAGTGAAAATTTTGACCAATCTGTAACAGAAATTAATACAGATAAAGGAGAAAAATTATCAGATTTAGATGTAATAAAAAATGTTGTTGTTATTTTAGTTTGTATGGCTATAGGTAGTTATATTTCAACATTAATAGGAAAACTTATAAATATGGATTTCCCTTCTTATGTTGGAGCAATGTTTATGGCTGTTATTGTAAGAAATATAAATGAAAAAACTCATACATATAATTTTAATTTCTCATTGGTTGATGGTATAGGAAATGTTATGCTTAATCTTTACTTAGCACTTGCACTTATGACTTTAAAACTTTGGGAACTTTCAGGACTAATAGGTGGAGTTCTTTTAGTAGTTGCTTGTCAAGTAGTATTTATGATAATAATAGCATACTTTGTTGTATTTAGAATACTTGGTTCTAATTATGATGCAGCAGTTATGTGTTCAGGACTATGTGGACATGGACTTGGAGCAACCCCTTCTGCAATAGTTAATATGACAGCGATAAACGAAAAATATGGTATGTCAAGAAAGGCTATGATGATAGTACCGATAGTTGGAGCATTCTTGGTAGATATAATTTATCAGCCAGCAACAGTTTGGTTTATAAAAACTTTTGTAGAAAATTATGCTGGATAG
- a CDS encoding rod shape-determining protein codes for MGFFNFRANRSIGIDLGTANTLVYSKKHKKIVLNEPSVVAVEKETKKVLAVGNEAREMLGKTPDTIVAVKPLSEGVIADYDITEAMIKYFIKKIFGSYSFFMPEIMICVPIDVTGVEKRAVLEAAISAGAKKAYLIEEARAAALGSGMDIAAPEGNMIIDIGGGSTDVAIISLGGTVVSKTIRVAGNNFDNDIVKYVKKTYNLLIGDRTAEEIKIKIGTALPLEEEETIEVKGRDLLMGLPKVITITSEEVREAIKDSLDQILQCIRTVLEKTPPELAADIVDKGMMMTGGGSLIRNFPEMITKYTNLKVNLAENPLESVVIGAGLALDQIDVLRKIEKAER; via the coding sequence ATGGGATTTTTTAATTTTAGAGCAAACAGAAGTATAGGAATCGACTTAGGAACAGCTAACACATTAGTATATAGTAAAAAACATAAAAAAATAGTTTTAAATGAACCATCTGTTGTGGCAGTTGAAAAAGAAACAAAAAAAGTATTAGCTGTTGGAAATGAAGCAAGAGAAATGCTTGGGAAGACTCCTGATACAATAGTTGCAGTTAAGCCCTTAAGTGAAGGGGTAATTGCAGACTATGATATAACAGAAGCTATGATTAAATACTTTATCAAAAAGATATTTGGTTCATATAGCTTTTTTATGCCAGAAATTATGATATGTGTACCTATTGATGTTACTGGTGTAGAAAAGAGAGCCGTTTTAGAAGCAGCAATATCAGCTGGAGCAAAGAAAGCATACTTAATAGAAGAAGCAAGAGCAGCAGCTCTAGGTTCAGGAATGGATATAGCAGCTCCTGAAGGAAATATGATAATAGATATCGGTGGAGGATCTACTGATGTAGCTATAATCTCTTTAGGTGGAACAGTTGTAAGTAAGACTATAAGAGTTGCAGGGAATAACTTTGACAACGATATAGTAAAATATGTAAAGAAAACATATAATCTTTTAATTGGAGACAGAACAGCAGAAGAAATAAAAATAAAAATAGGTACAGCTTTACCTTTAGAAGAAGAAGAAACAATAGAAGTAAAAGGTAGAGACTTATTAATGGGATTACCTAAAGTTATAACTATAACTTCTGAAGAAGTAAGAGAAGCTATAAAAGACTCTTTAGATCAAATCTTACAATGTATAAGAACTGTTCTTGAAAAAACTCCACCTGAATTAGCAGCTGACATAGTTGATAAAGGTATGATGATGACAGGAGGAGGTTCATTAATAAGAAACTTCCCTGAAATGATAACAAAGTATACTAACTTGAAAGTAAACTTAGCAGAAAATCCATTGGAAAGTGTTGTTATAGGAGCAGGACTTGCTTTAGATCAAATAGATGTTCTTAGAAAAATAGAAAAGGCTGAAAGATAA
- the fusA gene encoding elongation factor G: MKVFTTDNIRNISLLGHRGSGKTTLIESILYVKDYIKRKGDVENGTTVSDFDKEEIRRIFSINTSLIPVEHNNVKLNFLDTPGYFDFVGEVVSSLRVSASAVLVLDATAGVEVGTEKAWKLLEERKLPRIIFVNKMDKGYVNYTKLLTELKEKFGKKIAPFCIPVGEKDEFKGFVNVVDMVGRVFDGKECVDTPIPDDVDVSEVRNLLFEAIAETDEALMDKYFAGEEFTQEEIVKGLHKGVVNGDIVPVMVGSAQQNIGIHTLLNYLDLYMPCPTELFSGQRVGEDPVTQQEKVVKISDENPFSAIVFKTLVDPFIGKITFFKVNSGVIRKETEVFNPKKNKKERIAQLITMQGNKQIEVEELHAGDIGATTKLLYTQTGDTLCDKSYPVVFNKIRFPKPNIFSGVLPTDKNDDEKLSTALQRVMEEDPTFVVTRNYETKQLLIGGQGEKHLYIILCKIKNKFGVHAELQDVIVSYRETILGKAEVQGKHKKQSGGAGQYGDVFIRFEPSENDFEFVDEIKGGVVPRNYIPAVEKGLMEAKEKGVLAGYPVINFKATLYDGSYHAVDSNDLSFKLAAILAFKLGMEKAKPILLEPVVKMKITIPEEYMGDVMGDLNKRRGRVLGMDHNEAGEQLLFAEVPEAEILKYSIDLRALTQGRGEFEYEFVRYEEVPENISKRVKEERNKDK; encoded by the coding sequence ATGAAAGTTTTTACCACTGATAATATTAGAAATATCTCTCTATTAGGACATAGAGGCTCTGGAAAGACTACATTAATAGAGTCTATCCTATATGTTAAGGACTATATCAAAAGAAAAGGAGATGTAGAAAACGGAACTACTGTTTCTGACTTTGATAAAGAAGAAATTCGTAGAATTTTCTCAATCAATACATCTTTAATTCCTGTTGAACATAACAATGTTAAACTTAACTTCCTTGACACTCCAGGATATTTTGATTTTGTTGGAGAAGTTGTATCATCTCTTAGAGTATCTGCTTCGGCTGTCTTAGTTTTAGATGCCACTGCTGGAGTTGAAGTTGGGACTGAAAAAGCTTGGAAGCTACTTGAAGAAAGAAAATTGCCTAGAATTATTTTTGTAAATAAAATGGATAAAGGTTATGTTAACTACACAAAACTTTTAACTGAACTAAAGGAAAAATTTGGTAAGAAAATTGCTCCTTTCTGTATTCCTGTAGGTGAAAAAGATGAATTTAAAGGTTTTGTAAATGTTGTTGACATGGTTGGAAGAGTATTTGATGGAAAAGAATGTGTTGATACTCCTATTCCAGATGATGTTGATGTAAGTGAAGTTAGAAATCTACTGTTTGAAGCTATTGCTGAAACTGATGAAGCTTTAATGGATAAATATTTTGCTGGTGAAGAATTCACTCAAGAAGAAATAGTAAAAGGTTTACATAAAGGTGTAGTTAATGGTGATATAGTTCCTGTTATGGTTGGATCTGCTCAACAAAACATTGGTATCCATACTTTACTTAACTACCTAGATCTATATATGCCTTGTCCAACTGAACTATTTAGTGGACAAAGAGTTGGAGAAGATCCTGTAACTCAACAAGAAAAAGTTGTTAAAATATCTGATGAAAATCCATTCTCAGCTATAGTTTTTAAAACTTTAGTAGACCCATTTATTGGAAAAATTACTTTCTTTAAAGTCAACTCAGGTGTTATTAGAAAAGAAACTGAAGTTTTCAATCCTAAGAAAAACAAAAAAGAAAGAATTGCTCAACTTATTACAATGCAAGGTAATAAACAAATAGAAGTTGAAGAATTACATGCTGGAGATATAGGGGCAACAACTAAATTATTATACACTCAAACTGGAGATACTTTATGTGATAAGAGCTACCCAGTTGTATTCAATAAGATAAGATTCCCTAAACCAAATATTTTCTCTGGAGTTCTACCAACTGATAAAAATGATGATGAAAAATTAAGTACAGCTCTACAAAGAGTTATGGAAGAAGATCCTACATTTGTTGTAACTAGAAACTATGAAACAAAACAATTATTAATAGGTGGACAAGGAGAAAAACATCTATATATAATTTTATGTAAGATAAAAAATAAATTTGGAGTTCATGCTGAATTACAAGATGTTATTGTTTCTTACCGTGAAACTATACTTGGAAAAGCAGAAGTTCAAGGAAAACATAAAAAACAATCTGGTGGAGCCGGACAATATGGAGATGTATTCATTAGATTTGAACCTTCTGAAAATGACTTTGAGTTTGTAGATGAAATTAAAGGTGGAGTTGTTCCTAGAAACTACATACCAGCAGTTGAAAAAGGACTTATGGAAGCTAAAGAAAAAGGAGTTCTAGCAGGATATCCTGTTATAAACTTTAAAGCCACTCTATATGATGGAAGTTATCACGCAGTTGACTCTAATGACCTATCATTTAAGTTAGCAGCTATACTTGCTTTCAAACTAGGTATGGAAAAAGCTAAACCTATTCTATTAGAACCTGTTGTTAAAATGAAGATAACTATCCCTGAAGAATACATGGGAGATGTAATGGGAGACTTAAACAAGAGAAGAGGTAGAGTTCTAGGTATGGATCACAATGAAGCTGGAGAACAACTTTTATTTGCAGAAGTTCCTGAAGCTGAAATATTAAAATATTCTATAGATTTAAGAGCTTTAACTCAAGGAAGAGGAGAATTCGAATATGAATTTGTAAGATATGAAGAAGTTCCTGAAAATATCTCTAAGAGAGTTAAAGAAGAAAGAAATAAAGATAAATAA
- a CDS encoding ATPase — translation MLDEFLKNELSFNREAGTYLFYGDDLEKNYRIALEFSAALFSRNIENEDEKSKIKDKTLRNLYSDLMVVDNLNIDTVRDIIKKTYTSSHEGGAKVFILKNIQDIRKESANAMLKIIEEPTRDNFFILISKRLNILSTIKSRSIIYRVRKSTPEELGVDKYVYNFFLGISNDIAEYKEQEIDLMLEKSYKSVAGVLKEYEKEKKIVVKIDLYKCLRNFVQESTSLKKYEKIKFAEDIYSNASKESINLIVDYIINLVKKNKNLKEKLEYKKMLRYPVNMKLLLINLLLSV, via the coding sequence ATGTTAGATGAATTTCTAAAGAATGAATTATCATTTAATAGAGAAGCAGGAACTTATTTATTTTACGGAGACGATTTAGAAAAAAATTATAGAATAGCTCTAGAATTTTCAGCAGCATTATTCTCAAGAAATATAGAAAATGAAGATGAAAAATCTAAGATAAAAGATAAGACTTTAAGGAATCTATACAGTGATTTAATGGTAGTAGATAACTTAAATATAGATACAGTAAGAGATATCATAAAAAAGACCTATACTAGCTCTCATGAAGGGGGAGCTAAGGTTTTTATATTAAAAAATATTCAAGATATAAGAAAAGAAAGTGCAAATGCAATGCTTAAAATTATTGAAGAGCCTACTAGAGATAACTTCTTTATTTTAATATCTAAAAGATTAAATATATTGTCAACAATAAAATCAAGATCAATTATATATAGAGTCAGAAAATCAACTCCTGAGGAATTAGGGGTTGATAAGTATGTTTATAACTTTTTCTTGGGTATTTCAAATGATATAGCAGAGTATAAGGAACAAGAAATAGATTTAATGTTAGAGAAGTCATATAAATCTGTTGCTGGAGTTCTAAAAGAATATGAGAAAGAAAAAAAAATTGTAGTAAAAATAGATCTATACAAGTGCTTGAGAAATTTTGTACAAGAATCTACAAGTTTAAAAAAATATGAAAAAATTAAGTTTGCTGAAGATATTTACTCAAATGCGAGTAAGGAGAGTATAAACTTAATTGTTGACTATATTATTAATTTAGTTAAGAAGAATAAAAATTTAAAAGAAAAGTTAGAATATAAAAAGATGTTAAGGTATCCAGTGAATATGAAATTATTATTGATTAACTTACTGTTAAGTGTTTAA
- the fucO gene encoding lactaldehyde reductase: MNRYVLNETSYFGAGCRTELATEVKTKGYKKALLVSDRVLASCGVLDKVKEVLNKAEIVYDEFLEIKQNPTIKNCQDGLEAFKKSGADFIIAVGGGSVMDTSKAIGIVYNNPSFADIKSLEGVPNTTKRSVPIIALPTTCGTAAEVTINYVITVEEENRKIVCVDPKDIPVVAIVDAELMQSMPARTIASTGMDALTHAIEGYITKGAHILSDMYEIQAIELIAKHLRGAVKDKNIVDMEGMSIGQYVAGMGFSNVGLGIVHSMAHPLGGVYDIAHGVANALLLPIVMEYNMPACIDKYGNIAKAMGVDITNMSKEEAAKAAIDAVRQLAIDVNIPQTLRELNIPKEGLPRLAKDALADVCTGGNPREVTYEDILKLYEIAY, translated from the coding sequence ATGAACAGATACGTTTTAAATGAAACAAGTTATTTTGGAGCAGGATGTAGAACTGAGCTTGCAACTGAAGTTAAGACAAAGGGGTATAAAAAAGCACTTTTAGTAAGTGACAGAGTTTTAGCTTCTTGTGGAGTTTTAGATAAGGTAAAAGAAGTTCTTAACAAAGCTGAAATAGTATATGATGAATTTCTAGAAATTAAACAAAATCCAACAATTAAAAATTGTCAAGATGGTTTAGAAGCTTTTAAGAAATCAGGGGCAGATTTTATAATTGCAGTAGGTGGAGGTTCAGTAATGGACACTTCAAAAGCTATTGGAATAGTATATAACAATCCAAGCTTTGCAGATATAAAATCACTTGAAGGAGTACCTAATACAACTAAGAGAAGTGTACCTATAATTGCACTTCCAACAACTTGTGGAACAGCAGCAGAAGTAACAATCAACTATGTTATAACAGTTGAAGAAGAAAATAGAAAAATAGTTTGTGTAGATCCAAAAGATATCCCTGTAGTAGCGATAGTAGATGCTGAATTAATGCAATCAATGCCGGCAAGAACTATAGCTTCAACTGGAATGGATGCTTTAACTCATGCTATTGAAGGATATATAACAAAGGGAGCACATATACTTTCAGATATGTATGAAATACAAGCTATAGAATTAATTGCTAAGCACTTAAGAGGGGCTGTAAAAGATAAAAATATTGTTGATATGGAAGGAATGAGTATAGGACAATATGTTGCAGGAATGGGATTTAGTAATGTAGGATTAGGAATAGTTCACTCTATGGCTCACCCTCTAGGAGGAGTTTATGATATAGCTCATGGAGTTGCTAATGCACTTCTATTACCAATAGTAATGGAATACAATATGCCTGCATGTATAGATAAATATGGAAATATTGCAAAAGCAATGGGAGTAGACATCACTAATATGTCTAAAGAAGAAGCTGCAAAAGCTGCCATAGATGCTGTTAGACAATTAGCAATAGATGTAAATATTCCACAAACATTAAGAGAGTTAAACATACCTAAAGAAGGTTTACCTAGATTAGCAAAAGATGCTTTAGCAGATGTTTGTACAGGTGGAAACCCAAGAGAAGTTACTTATGAAGATATCTTAAAATTATATGAAATAGCATATTAA
- a CDS encoding GIY-YIG nuclease family protein — MSFYLYMLRCEDRSIYTGTAKDYLKRYEEHLSGKGAKYTKSHKVKKIERVFLCENRSIACILESEIKKLTKNKKEAIIIEPDIYVKELENARKIKILKKI, encoded by the coding sequence ATGAGTTTTTATCTATATATGTTGAGATGTGAAGATAGAAGTATATATACAGGCACTGCCAAAGACTATTTAAAGAGATATGAGGAGCATCTAAGTGGAAAAGGTGCTAAATATACAAAGTCGCATAAGGTAAAAAAAATAGAAAGAGTTTTTCTTTGTGAAAATAGATCTATAGCTTGTATTTTAGAAAGTGAAATAAAAAAATTAACAAAAAATAAGAAAGAAGCAATAATAATTGAGCCAGATATCTATGTAAAAGAACTTGAAAATGCTAGAAAAATAAAAATTTTAAAAAAAATTTAA